The Burkholderia ambifaria AMMD genome contains the following window.
GGAGCACGCATCGTGACCGGGCCGACGTCTTCGCCCGATCCGTCCGCGCGGCTGTCGGCGCCGGCCGCCGAGCGCAATCGCGGGCCGATCCTCGACGTGCTGCGCCGCGTGCTGCCGGCGAGCGGCAGTGTGCTCGAAATCGCGAGCGGCACCGGGCAGCATGCGGTCCATTTCGCGCAGGCGCTGCCGGGGTTGCGCTGGCAGCCGAGCGATCCCGACGCGCACGCGCGCCGCTCGATCGCCGCGTGGGTCGCGCATGCGGGCCTCGCGAACCTGGCCGAGCCGCTGGCGTTCGACGTGCGCGATGCGTCGTGGCCGGCCGCGGCGCTCGACGCGATCGTCTGCATCAACATGATTCATATCTCGCCGTGGGCGTGCACCGACGCGTTGTTCGACGGCGCGTCGCGCGCGCTGCGCCCCGGCGGCGTGCTGTTCCTGTACGGCCCGTATCGCCGCGAAGGCCGGCACACGGCGCCGTCCAACGCAGCCTTCGACCAACAGTTGCGCAGCCGCGACCCGTCGTGGGGCGTGCGCGATCTCGAGGCGGTCGTGGCGCTCGGCCTCGATCGCGGGCTCGACTGCACCGAGGTCATCGAGATGCCGGCGAACAACCTGAGTGTCGTGTTCCGCCGGCTGCCGCACGCGGAGCAATGACACGCCGGCGCGCATCGCGGCCGGGTTTCCACTATCCTTTCGCCTGTGCGCGCGGCCCGGTTCGGGTCGCGCCCCGTTTTTTCCGGAGAATTGAATAATGGGCAAACAAGCCATCGGTGTGATCGGACTCGCGGTGATGGGCCGCAATCTCGCACTCAATATCGAGAGCCGCGGTCATGCGGTGTCGGTGTACAACCGCAGCCGCGCGAAAACCGACGAACTGATCGCCGAATTCCCCGGTCGCAATCTGGTACCGACCTATACGCTCGAGGAGTTCGTCGCGTCGCTCGAAACGCCGCGCCGGATCCTGATGATGGTGAAGGCCGGCGAAGCGACCGATGCAACGATCGCCTCGCTCAAGCCGCTGCTCGAGAAGGGCGACGTGCTGATCGACGGCGGCAATACGCATTTCACCGACACGATCCGCCGCAACCAGGAACTCGCGCAATCGGGCCTGCACTTCATCGGCACCGGCGTGTCGGGCGGCGAAGAGGGCGCGCTGCGCGGCCCGTCGATCATGCCCGGCGGCCAGCGCGACGCTTACGACCTGGTCGAGCCGATCCTCAAGCAGATCGCCGCGAAGGCGCCGTCGGACGGCGAGCCGTGCGTCGCGTACATGGGCCCGGACGGTGCGGGCCACTACGTGAAGATGGTCCACAACGGGATCGAATACGGCGACATGCAGCTGATCGCCGAGAGCTATGCGGTGCTGAAGGACGTCGCGGGCCTGACCAACGACGAACTCGGCGCGGTGTACACCGAGTGGAACCAGGGCGAGCTCGACAGCTATCTGATCGAGATCACGTCGAAGATCTTCGGCAAGAAGGACGACGCAACCGGCAAGCACCTCGTCGACGTGATCCTCGATCGCGCCGCGCAGAAGGGCACCGGCAAGTGGACGAGCCAGAACGCGCTGGATCTGGGCGTGCCGCTGCCGCTCATCACCGAGTCGGTGTTCGCACGCGTGCTGTCGTCGCTGAAGACGGAGCGTGTCGCGGCCAGCAAGATCCTGTCGGGCCCGGCCGCAGCACCGTTCGACGGCGATCGTGCGGCGTTCATCGAAGCGGTGCGCCGCGCGCTGTACCTGAGCAAGGTGATCTCGTACGCGCAGGGCTTCGCGCAGCTGCGCACGGCGTCCGAAGAGTACGGCTGGAGCCTCGACCTCGGGACGATCGCGAAGATCTTCCGCGCGGGCTGCATCATCCGCGCGCGCTTCCTGCAGAAGATCACGGACGCGTACGCGAAGGATCCGGCGCTCGCGAACCTGCTGCTCGACCCGTACTTCAAGGACATCGCCGCGAACTACCAGGCGTCGCTGCGCGACGTCGTGGTGGCCGCGGTGAAGGCCGGCGTGCCGGTGCCGGCGTTCGCGTCGGCGGTCGCGTACTTCGACAGCTACCGCTCCGAGCGGCTGCCGGCGAACCTTGTGCAGGCGCAGCGAGACTTCTTCGGCGCGCACACGTTCGAGCGCACCGACAAGCCGGGCAGCTTCCACGCGAACTGGTCGTAACGGGCTGCGAGGACGGTATTGTTGCGAAATTCTATTCTTTGAGTAGGGTTTTTCGTTCCCGGATCCCGGAATTGTTGGCTCCGCGGAAACAGTGTTTTCGTTCTTTCATGGTTTTCCCTAGGTGATCTCCGGACTAAACTTTGATCAATCGCTGCAGACATGGTGTGTGCGGCGAAGCAAAAAATACCGGAGGTAATCATGAAATCGCTGATCGCAACGTTCGCTGCAGCTGCTGTCCTCGCCGTTCCCGCCGTGTCGTTTGCCCAACAGAACGCGCCCGTCACCCGTGCGCAGGTCAAGGCCGAGCTGGCCGAGCTGCAACAGGCCGGCTACAAGCTGGGCAGCGACCGTACCGACTACCCGGCAGGCATCCAGGCAGCTGAAGCCCGTCTGAGCCCGCAGCAAAACGTCGCCGCTGCCGATACGAGCGGCTACGGCGCGCAATCGGCCGCCCAGCAAGAGTCGGGCGCTCCGGCAGCCGCCAAGACCGGCTGGCAAGTAAAGCGCGTGTCGGATGGCGCACCGGTCTACAAGGGTCGTTAATCGCCTTCGATCACCGGCCGCATGCGCGGCCTGAGCTGATCCCGAGCAGTACACGCAGCCCGTCGTTCCGCATCACGGAACGACGGGCTGTTTTCATTGGCGTCCGCCGCGTCAGTGCAGCGGCCGCGGGCCGCGGCCGATGTCCCGGAACAGCGCCTCGGCCGGTTCGAGCGCCTGCAGCCACGCTTCGTCGTAGCCACTCAGCGTGTCGAGCGCCTCGCGCAGCCGCTCGATCGCGAGCACCGGCAGCTCGACGCTGTGCCGGGTCGCGCCGCTCAGGTGCGCGACGCTCGCCAGCTGGACGAGGGCGTCCGCGGCTTCGGCGACGTCCGTCGCGAACACCAGGTGCCGGTTGAGCAATTCGACGAGGCCGCTGGAACCGGCGAAATCCTCGGCGTTGAGCTGCACGGACAGAAACGTCGCATTGTTCATGTTGATCTCCTCTTTATTGGCGGATCGTGCGGTGCATCTCGGAGTATAGGAGGTGGCCGGCAACGGGGGCGGGGGCCGACCGGCCATCGCGGTCCAGCCGGCAGGAACCCGCCCGGACGCCCGCGCGGCGCGGCTTGCGGACCGCCGGCGCGTGGCCGTGGCGATGCAAGATTGTTGCCGGGTCGGGCGCCTGTCGCGGTCCTGAGCGCGACAAATGGTATCTTTCACGATCGGGACGACGTGCAAATGGCGCGAAAAGAGGGCCGGTGAGCCCCGTCGCGTCGGCGTCCCGCTGTGGAAACTGACGGCCGCGACAGCGGTCGGATACTGGTTGGTCCGGCCGTGCGGCCGGACATCGTGCGTCGCGTGCCGGAGGGCGGTGGGTGGCGCATCGACGCAAATCCGGGAGGACCCTTGAGAGAAACGATTCCGATCCACGAGGCGCTCGCGCGCTGGTTGCCGCAGGCGGCGCTCATCGTCGCGGCCGCCGCGCTGACGGGCTGTACGATGACGCCGTGGACCGACAGCTGGCAGCCGGTGCGGCCGTCGACGCCCATGTCGGCCGCCACGCCGGGCGTGATCGCCGGCTATTACCGCGTGAATCCGGGCGACACGCTCGCCGGCATCGCCGCCGCCTACGGGCAGCGCGTGCAGGACCTGGCCAGCTGGAACCGCATGTCGCCCAATGACGCCGTGTCGCCCGGCCAGGTGCTGCGCGTCGCGCCGCCGCCTGCCGCGACGTCGCTCGGGCAGCCGTCCACCGCGGCGCAACCGGGTTCGCTGGCATGGCCGGCGACGGGAAGCGTCGCCGCGCCGTTCTCGGCCGGCAGGACGCGCGGCATCACGATCGCCGCGTCGGGCCCCGACCATTCGGTGCGGGCCGCGGCAAACGGGCGGGTGGTCTACGCCGGCTCCGGCGTCAAGGCGTACGGCCCGCTCGTGATCCTGAAGCAC
Protein-coding sequences here:
- a CDS encoding DUF938 domain-containing protein, with the protein product MTGPTSSPDPSARLSAPAAERNRGPILDVLRRVLPASGSVLEIASGTGQHAVHFAQALPGLRWQPSDPDAHARRSIAAWVAHAGLANLAEPLAFDVRDASWPAAALDAIVCINMIHISPWACTDALFDGASRALRPGGVLFLYGPYRREGRHTAPSNAAFDQQLRSRDPSWGVRDLEAVVALGLDRGLDCTEVIEMPANNLSVVFRRLPHAEQ
- the gndA gene encoding NADP-dependent phosphogluconate dehydrogenase, which translates into the protein MGKQAIGVIGLAVMGRNLALNIESRGHAVSVYNRSRAKTDELIAEFPGRNLVPTYTLEEFVASLETPRRILMMVKAGEATDATIASLKPLLEKGDVLIDGGNTHFTDTIRRNQELAQSGLHFIGTGVSGGEEGALRGPSIMPGGQRDAYDLVEPILKQIAAKAPSDGEPCVAYMGPDGAGHYVKMVHNGIEYGDMQLIAESYAVLKDVAGLTNDELGAVYTEWNQGELDSYLIEITSKIFGKKDDATGKHLVDVILDRAAQKGTGKWTSQNALDLGVPLPLITESVFARVLSSLKTERVAASKILSGPAAAPFDGDRAAFIEAVRRALYLSKVISYAQGFAQLRTASEEYGWSLDLGTIAKIFRAGCIIRARFLQKITDAYAKDPALANLLLDPYFKDIAANYQASLRDVVVAAVKAGVPVPAFASAVAYFDSYRSERLPANLVQAQRDFFGAHTFERTDKPGSFHANWS
- a CDS encoding DUF4148 domain-containing protein yields the protein MKSLIATFAAAAVLAVPAVSFAQQNAPVTRAQVKAELAELQQAGYKLGSDRTDYPAGIQAAEARLSPQQNVAAADTSGYGAQSAAQQESGAPAAAKTGWQVKRVSDGAPVYKGR
- a CDS encoding peptidoglycan DD-metalloendopeptidase family protein, whose amino-acid sequence is MRETIPIHEALARWLPQAALIVAAAALTGCTMTPWTDSWQPVRPSTPMSAATPGVIAGYYRVNPGDTLAGIAAAYGQRVQDLASWNRMSPNDAVSPGQVLRVAPPPAATSLGQPSTAAQPGSLAWPATGSVAAPFSAGRTRGITIAASGPDHSVRAAANGRVVYAGSGVKAYGPLVILKHDNGLITAYGHNGRLLVNEGDAVRVGQPIAEMGTDASGRSTFEFEVRQNGKVVDPMNFLPRNGG